Proteins encoded together in one Bos javanicus breed banteng chromosome 6, ARS-OSU_banteng_1.0, whole genome shotgun sequence window:
- the LOC133250039 gene encoding uncharacterized protein LOC133250039: protein MTVQEFVSREKERAGQNGPVYPSRDGKFAKNKLCAGERRESAVEGTTGSLGVTAGTSDPKDSAGSWSRHTHTHTHTTRLLFVPGSSFFSLARSLFCSPLSTPPPGRLSKSCTPPVPPARGWETPGAWPRAELRMRPSSSAAAERTAWSLLRALPRSLSPTSFPPLPLPPLLWQWEEDEREAAAAVIDTTVIDALTEGMRRESGTQRRERGNITHCSTNERTEARRTRKSCGFPKYM, encoded by the exons ATGACGGTCCAGGAGTTTGTTTCCCGAGAGAAGGAGCGAGCTGGGCAAAACGGCCCCGTTTACCCCAGTAGAGACGGT AAGTTTGCCAAGAATAAACTTTGTGCCGGCGAGCGCAGGGAGTCGGCAGTGGAGGGCACTACTGGGTCTCTGGGCGTCACAGCAGGGACCTCGGACCCAAAAGATTCTGCCGGGAGCTGGAGccggcacacacacactcacacacacacaacccgaCTCCTCTTTGTTCCCGGCTCGAGTTTCTTCAGTCTGGCTCGCTCGCTCTTTTGCTCGCCGCTCTCCACGCCTCCGCCGGGCCGCTTGTCAAAGAGCTGTACCCCTCCGGTTCCCCCGGCCAGGGGGTGGGAGACGCCTGGAGCTTGGCCGCGTGCGGAGCTGCGGATGCGTCCCAGCTCCTCCGCCGCCGCAGAGCGCACAGCCTGGTCCCTCCTCCGCGCCCTGCCCCGCAG TCTCTCCCCCACCTCTTTTccgcctctccctctccctcccttgctCTGGCAGTGggaagaagatgaaagagaagccgccgcagctGTGATCGACACCACAGTGATAGATGCTCTGACAGAGGGGATGAGGCGGGAATCGGGgacacagagaagggaaaggggaaacaTAACACATTGCTCAACTAATGAGAGAACGGAAGCAAGAAGAACAAGAAAGAGTTGTGGCTTTCCTAAATACATGTAA